From a region of the Thalassospira sp. TSL5-1 genome:
- a CDS encoding TRAP transporter substrate-binding protein, giving the protein MKKTVSSVLVATALGASALASPAFAEELSVVGSWSSLPLDKQFEQPFWTKELPKASNGEITVQMTTHDQMGVSGGDVFRLLSDGVFDVGMTVGDYAVGDAPELEGLDVPLVATTAAEAEAMVDAARPMVDDIFKERFNSKVLAIAPYPPQVVFCKGDVKSLADLKDKKVRGSGRMTTKFLQALGANGVNVAFSEVPGALERGVIDCAVTGAGSGYSAGWWEVSDHLYAIPLGGWDPVVTAMNMDKWNSLSPDLQKLLTTEVKTKFEEPAWAAAAGAYETDIACLTGQGDCPLGKPANMMLVEPSDADLAKAKEILTTVVLPEWGERAGAEWVKRWNDSVGKTVGVTVPAS; this is encoded by the coding sequence ATGAAAAAGACCGTTTCTTCCGTGCTCGTCGCAACGGCGCTGGGGGCAAGTGCCCTTGCATCGCCCGCCTTTGCCGAAGAATTGTCCGTTGTTGGCAGCTGGAGCAGCCTGCCGCTGGACAAACAGTTTGAACAGCCTTTCTGGACCAAGGAATTGCCCAAGGCTTCCAATGGCGAAATCACGGTTCAGATGACCACACATGACCAGATGGGTGTTTCGGGCGGGGATGTGTTTCGCCTGCTGAGTGATGGCGTTTTTGATGTGGGTATGACGGTGGGCGATTATGCCGTGGGCGATGCCCCGGAACTGGAAGGGCTGGATGTGCCGCTGGTGGCAACAACCGCCGCCGAGGCCGAGGCGATGGTGGATGCCGCCCGCCCGATGGTGGATGATATTTTCAAGGAACGTTTTAATTCCAAGGTGCTGGCAATTGCGCCCTATCCGCCGCAGGTGGTTTTCTGCAAGGGGGATGTTAAATCGCTGGCTGACCTGAAAGATAAAAAGGTGCGCGGCTCTGGCCGTATGACCACCAAATTCCTGCAGGCCCTGGGGGCCAATGGTGTCAATGTGGCATTTTCCGAGGTGCCCGGTGCGCTGGAACGCGGTGTGATTGATTGTGCTGTTACCGGTGCCGGTTCGGGATACAGTGCTGGTTGGTGGGAAGTGTCGGATCATTTATATGCTATTCCGCTGGGCGGCTGGGACCCGGTGGTGACGGCAATGAATATGGACAAATGGAACAGCCTGTCGCCAGACCTGCAAAAACTGCTGACCACTGAAGTTAAAACCAAGTTCGAAGAACCGGCCTGGGCTGCTGCCGCCGGTGCCTATGAAACCGACATTGCCTGCCTGACGGGCCAGGGTGACTGCCCGCTGGGCAAACCGGCAAACATGATGCTGGTGGAACCCTCGGATGCCGACCTTGCCAAGGCAAAGGAAATTCTGACCACGGTGGTTTTGCCGGAATGGGGCGAACGCGCCGGGGCTGAATGGGTCAAACGCTGGAATGACAGTGTTGGCAAAACCGTTGGCGTGACTGTGCCGGCAAGCTGA
- a CDS encoding TRAP transporter small permease subunit — protein sequence MIALLIARLRRINSMIGFIAGLVLVACVILILADIILREAGISFGGAEEISGYVMAGVASWGMSYALGELAHVRIDLIRLRLQQRGRALLDLIAIVALAATAVVIAVQSWPVLAKTIERGSSANTVLATPLWIPQSIWLSGWIWFAVFSCVLVILTLALLVKGRFDEADALVGARSEVELES from the coding sequence GTGATAGCCTTATTGATTGCGCGTTTGCGCCGTATCAACAGCATGATCGGGTTTATTGCCGGCCTCGTTCTGGTGGCCTGTGTGATCCTGATCCTTGCTGACATCATCTTGCGGGAAGCCGGTATTTCATTTGGCGGTGCCGAGGAAATATCGGGCTATGTGATGGCCGGTGTTGCCAGTTGGGGCATGTCTTATGCCCTGGGCGAGCTTGCCCATGTGCGGATCGATCTGATCCGTCTGCGCCTGCAACAGCGGGGCCGCGCCCTGCTGGATCTGATTGCGATTGTCGCCCTGGCGGCAACGGCGGTTGTGATTGCGGTGCAAAGCTGGCCGGTGCTGGCCAAAACCATCGAACGGGGGTCCAGTGCCAATACCGTTCTGGCAACACCTTTGTGGATTCCGCAATCAATTTGGCTCTCTGGCTGGATATGGTTTGCCGTCTTTAGCTGTGTCCTGGTGATCCTGACACTGGCCCTGTTGGTCAAGGGCCGGTTTGACGAGGCCGATGCCCTTGTCGGGGCCCGTTCCGAAGTGGAGCTGGAATCATGA